In Opitutaceae bacterium TAV5, one genomic interval encodes:
- a CDS encoding autotransporter: MNKPLQNTCHRLGRAGRLCRFAAGLAAAGFGFGPALVADTLYWNGGDGTWMAGTGTAGWSDTAESGAGSLGWIDNNDAVFTSANPTLTIGSAASDKVYVGNLTIQNGLTLKQAANAVDFYITGAGSGNLTLQATAIQLRTFLQSSSAWNGTISVSGSASNSNYVYVDSASAVGSSTRLNVDLGYVLFGASSGSASFTIGELSGADSNSLIRSRGDSVQTLRIEQNTDTTYAGRIGSATTGTWNLNLIKAGTGTLVLSGDVSHAGTTLVESGKLYFNGTTSARNTLNGVSVASGATLGGKGLIGIGGGATRNVTIADGGILAPGGVDEIGTLTINGNSTAGALVTSAGLVFTKNATIQVRLAELGTNDKIVLTGNGTNFGKGSAAGGDGSILFDFTNDNGLAELGTYDLITFANEPGIVLSTFGLTQASIDAGWAGTFGYSGNILQFTVTGIGTVIPESSTYAAIIGGLALAGVICVRRRRT, encoded by the coding sequence ATGAACAAACCCTTGCAAAACACCTGTCATCGTCTCGGCCGTGCGGGCCGCCTTTGCCGCTTCGCCGCCGGTCTTGCCGCCGCCGGTTTCGGCTTCGGCCCCGCGCTTGTTGCGGACACGCTTTACTGGAATGGCGGCGACGGCACATGGATGGCCGGGACCGGCACAGCAGGCTGGTCGGACACCGCCGAGAGTGGCGCAGGCAGCCTCGGCTGGATCGACAACAACGATGCCGTCTTCACCTCGGCAAACCCGACGCTCACCATCGGCTCCGCAGCCAGTGACAAGGTTTATGTCGGAAACCTCACGATCCAGAATGGACTCACGCTCAAACAGGCCGCCAATGCGGTGGATTTTTATATCACCGGAGCAGGTTCCGGAAATCTCACGCTGCAGGCGACCGCTATACAGTTGCGCACATTCCTCCAGTCTTCGAGTGCGTGGAACGGAACGATCTCGGTTTCAGGCAGCGCATCGAACAGCAACTACGTTTACGTGGACTCGGCCTCCGCGGTCGGGTCGAGCACCAGGTTGAATGTTGATCTGGGTTATGTCCTCTTTGGAGCCTCCAGCGGAAGTGCTTCATTCACCATCGGGGAACTATCCGGTGCCGACAGCAATTCACTGATTCGTTCCCGCGGCGACTCTGTGCAAACCCTGCGCATCGAACAAAACACCGACACCACCTACGCGGGCCGTATCGGCAGCGCGACAACCGGCACGTGGAACCTGAATCTGATCAAAGCCGGCACGGGCACTCTTGTCCTCTCAGGCGACGTATCCCACGCCGGCACCACCCTCGTCGAATCCGGCAAACTCTACTTCAACGGAACCACCTCCGCCCGCAACACGCTCAACGGCGTAAGCGTTGCCAGCGGCGCAACCCTCGGCGGCAAGGGTCTCATCGGCATCGGCGGCGGCGCGACACGCAACGTCACCATTGCCGACGGCGGCATCCTCGCTCCGGGCGGTGTCGATGAAATTGGCACGCTCACCATCAATGGCAACAGCACCGCCGGTGCCCTTGTTACCAGCGCGGGTCTTGTTTTCACCAAAAACGCCACGATTCAGGTTCGCCTGGCCGAACTCGGCACCAACGACAAAATCGTTCTCACCGGCAACGGTACCAATTTCGGCAAAGGCTCCGCCGCTGGCGGCGACGGCAGCATCCTCTTCGACTTCACCAACGACAACGGTCTCGCCGAACTCGGCACCTACGACCTGATCACCTTCGCCAACGAACCCGGCATCGTCCTTTCGACCTTCGGTCTCACGCAGGCCAGCATCGACGCCGGCTGGGCGGGCACTTTCGGGTACAGTGGCAATATCCTCCAGTTTACCGTCACCGGCATCGGCACCGTCATCCCCGAGTCCTCCACGTACGCCGCGATCATCGGCGGACTTGCGCTGGCCGGCGTGATCTGCGTTCGCCGTCGTCGCACCTGA